The following are encoded together in the Triticum dicoccoides isolate Atlit2015 ecotype Zavitan chromosome 6B, WEW_v2.0, whole genome shotgun sequence genome:
- the LOC119320019 gene encoding putative receptor-like protein kinase At4g00960, producing MVELPYRLRHRRLMDTAPATAGGDPAPGHGSSGMPIMVSILVVVIICTLFYCVYCWRWRKRNAVKKAHLERLRPLSNSDLPVMDLPTIAAATNGFSKENKLGEGGFGPVYRGVLDGGAEIAVKRLSARSRQGAAEFRNEVELIAKLQHRNLVRLLGCCVDMDEKMLVYEYLPNRSLDAFLFGTRKTAHLDWKMRQSIVVGIARGLLYLHEDSCLKIVHRDLKASNVLLDNKMNPKISDFGMAMIFEDEEIEVVNTGHVVGTYGYMAPEYAMGGIFSVKSDVYSFGVLVLEILSGQRNGAMYLQEHQHTLIQDAWKMWSEDKAAEFMDASLAGSYAKEEAWRCYHAGLLCVQESPELRPTMSSVVLMLIGDQAQLPAPEQPPLFASPKKSPASDQSSLAMRSETTSKTHSVNDVSITMIQPR from the exons ATGGTGGAATTGCCGTACCGTCTTCGGCATCGCCGGCTGATGGACACCGCGCCCGCAACGGCGGGCGGTGATCCAG CGCCAGGGCATGGCTCCAGTGGGATGCCGATCATGGTCTccatcctggtggtggtcatcatctGCACCCTCTTCTACTGCGTCTACTGCTGGAGATGGAGGAAACGCAACG CTGTGAAGAAGGCTCATCTAGAGAGGCTGAGGCCGCTCTCCAACTCGGACCTGCCGGTGATGGACCTGcccaccatcgccgccgccaccaacgGTTTCTCCAAGGAGAACAAGCTCGGCGAAGGCGGCTTCGGCCCCGTCTACAGG GGCGTGCTGGACGGCGGCGCGGAGATCGCGGTGAAGCGGCTGTCGGCTCGGTCGCGGCAGGGGGCGGCGGAGTTCCGGAACGAGGTGGAGCTGATCGCCAAGCTGCAGCACCGGAACCTGGTGAGGCTGCTGGGGTGCTGCGTGGACATGGACGAGAAGATGCTCGTCTACGAGTACCTCCCCAACCGGAGCCTCGACGCCTTCCTCTTCG GCACCAGAAAGACGGCGCACTTGGATTGGAAGATGAGGCAGAGCATCGTGGTGGGGATCGCGCGCGGGCTGCTGTACCTCCACGAGGACTCGTGCCTCAAGATCGTCCACAGGGACCTCAAGGCCAGCAACGTGCTCCTCGACAATAAAATGAACCCCAAGATCTCCGACTTTGGCATGGCCATGAtcttcgaggacgaggagatcgaggtCGTCAACACCGGCCACGTCGTCGGAACATA TGGGTACATGGCGCCCGAGTACGCGATGGGGGGCATCTTCTCGGTGAAGTCGGACGTGTACAGCTTCGGGGTGCTGGTGCTGGAGATCCTCAGCGGGCAGCGCAACGGCGCAATGTACCTCCAGGAGCACCAGCACACCCTCATCCAAGAC GCATGGAAGATGTGGAGCGAGGACAAGGCGGCGGAGTTCATGGACGCGTCGCTGGCCGGGTCGTACGCCAAGGAGGAGGCGTGGCGGTGCTACCACGCGGGCCTGCTGTGCGTGCAGGAGAGCCCGGAGCTCCGGCCGACCATGTCCAGCGTCGTGCTGATGCTCATCGGCGACCAGGCGCAGCTCCCGGCGCCCGAGCAGCCCCCGCTGTTCGCGAGTCCGAAGAAGTCCCCGGCGTCAGACCAGTCCTCGCTGGCGATGAGGTCCGAGACGACGTCCAAGACGCACTCCGTCAACGACGTGTCCATCACCATGATCCAGCCACGATAG